A window from Cryptomeria japonica chromosome 1, Sugi_1.0, whole genome shotgun sequence encodes these proteins:
- the LOC131042994 gene encoding UDP-glycosyltransferase 73B4-like, whose product MADIPTDELVQWLDSRRTGSVVYVSFGSMVKLSKEQTKALARGLEGSKQHFVWTIKVMESGSSGNAEFLPEGFVERTKDRGVVIWSWAPKLLILSHPSVGGIHEPLWVELYA is encoded by the coding sequence ATGGCGGACATCCCGACAGACGAGCTTGTGCAGTGGCTGGACTCTCGGAGGACCGGATCGGTTGTGTACGTTTCATTTGGAAGCATGGTTAAACTTTCTAAAGAACAAACAAAGGCCTTGGCGAGAGGGCTAGAAGGTAGCAAACAACACTTCGTTTGGACTATCAAAGTTATGGAATCCGGGAGCTCAGGAAATGCAGAATTTCTTCCAGAGGGCTTTGTGGAGCGAACGAAGGACCGAGGGGTGGTCATATGGAGCTGGGCCCCAAAGCTTTTGATTCTTTCCCATCCTTCCGTAGGGGGCATTCATGAGCCACTGTGGGTGGAACTCTACGCTTGA